Genomic DNA from Candidatus Sysuiplasma acidicola:
AGCACACCGAGTGCAAGTCCCAGGCCTATCTCCTCCATGATACCGATACCGCTGAATGTCAGTGAGCCGAAGGTTGCGAAGAGGAGGGAGCCGAGCGTTATGATCACACCGCCATTTTCTGTAATGCTGGTCGTAATGCCTTCCTGATCGCTCTTTCCGTGCGTCACTTCCTCCCTTACCCTCGTAACCATGAAAATGTCATAATCCAGACCAACTGCCAGAAGAGTGATCACGGTAAACATTGGCAGAAATATCACCAGCGGCATGTGCAGCACATAATACAGTATGATGTATGTAATTGCGAGTGAAATGACGACTGAGGACAGGACCATGAGAATGAGCCTTGCAGGCGTAAAAAGCGAGCTGAGCTGCAGCGATAGCACGGCGAAGATGGCCAGAGCAAGTATTGGAACAAGATTACCGAAACTGCTGCTAGTGTACGCATAGGCGTCGTTGAAACCCTGCGTGAGACCTCCGATATACATGGAATAACTTCCGCCGGCCCTTGCATGTATGATTGCAGGCAGTCTGTTCACAAACTCCGAAGCGGAAGTCTTCCACGCCAGTGAAGACAGCTCGAACGTTATGCGCACAAAATGTGTATCCGAACCGATGAACGTGCCGATCTGTGACTTGTAGGCGCTGTGATACTCAGCAGGTATGCCTGTAAGGTTGTATGGCACATAGTAGCCGAACGGGTATGTCGGTCCCTGGACCTGCCTTATCTGTGTGTTGGATGCTACGGCATTCTCAATAGCGGTGATCTGTGACATTTCATTAGCGCTGTATGTGCCGTTTGTACCGATCAGCGGTGTCGGTAACTGCACTATAATGTATCCAATATCGAATGGATCGCCATGAAAGCCGGCGGTGGCTACACGGATCGCGTTTATGCCGCTGCCTGAGGGCAACAGATCGAAAACATCCATATTTGTCGGTGTTGCGGCATACACGTAGGCGCATAAAATGGCGGCAACAAGGAATACGACCGCTATCTTGCCCTTGTTTGATAGGACAAAACCCGACACGCGGAACATTACCGTTTTTCGCTCATCGACCGGGCCGTTAATCCTGGCCGGCCAGTATATTCTGGAGCGTGCGATATTCAGAATGGACACGAGCAGTGTGTTTGCCACGAGCACGGCCAGCATCACTCCGATGGCGTTTGTTATTCCGGAGTCGCTGAAGAGAGGCACGTTTGCGACGTAGAGCGCCATGTACGACACTGCGACAGTAACGCCAGAGGTGAACACGGCGTGTCCTGCCCACTGCGTGGAGATTATTGCAGGATTTCTGTTGCCGTTCCTGAGTTCACGGCGGAACCTCGACATGATGTAGACGACGTAATCGCTGGACAGCCCCAGGAGCAATATGAGAAGCAGCGTCGGTGTGATGAACGATACTGTTGAATGAAGAATGTACTTGTAGAGAAGCGCGTTGACCGAGAACGCCGAGATGGCACTTACTGCAAACATGAGCAGAGGAAGGAAAGCAGCCGTGACGGACCTGAAGTACAGGCCCACGATAACAACCGAAAGGATTATTCCAATTATGAGTGCCCTCACCATACCGGAGAGCGTTGAGCTTGAAAGCTGTCTGCTCTGCTGCTCCGAGCCGGCTATATAGTATTTGCTTCCTGCAATGCCGCTGAGCGATGTTCGTACCGAGGAGGATATGGCGTTTGACTGACTCAACGTCAGGACAGATGTTGTCGTCACTATCAGAATTGTTGTGGAATTGTCGTACCCGACGAACTGGTGGAAAATGTAGGGAGAGGGAACAAAGGGATAGCCTGCAAAGCCCGATGAGGACAGCGTGATGGAAACGAGCGCGGGTATGTCAGCCGTCGCGTTGACTTTCAGCAGATAAGGCGCCACATACGCTGGAACAGCACTCACAAGCGGATTGAACCGCATGTTAGATTCGAGACCTTTCGCAACAAGACTTACCGAGCGAGCAGTCACGGCTGGGGTTGTGGCTGGCTGCGGGAGGTAGAACGCATTGTCGAAAAAATCGCTCGCAGTTATGTTCAAATCGGTCTGAAGGAAGGAAACAACCGAACTGTTCGAACCGAGTCCGGGAAGGACGGCACTCAGGATGTACATGTAAGCGTAGGCATCATAATGCACTCTGTCCGGTGTGTTGTTCTGCGCATAATCGGACAGGGAGAAATTACCAGCAATCGACGCGGAAATGCTGTGAAGCGGGCTGCCGTTCTGCACTGAAACTGCGTAATATGTGGAGGTGCCGTTATTCACGGTCTGATTTATGGCATAATACGCCCTCGGCGCCGATGCAGATATCCGCGAGGAATTCCAGTAACCGTAAAAAGTGCCGTAATACAGCGTGACGAGCGTGTCAGCTCCATTCAGCTGCCGCAGCGTAAGGTTGTTGGCTTCAGAGGAATTGTTGACGGCAGCATAATAGGAAAGAAAGAGTGATGGAACTCCGTAGATCATCTGCAGCGTCCTGTTCAGCGTTACGTTCAGCGTTGTAACTGCGCTGTTTGTCTGTGAAAGAAGCGTGTATGTGGCGTTCAGCTCTTTTTTTGCACCGTAGGTGATGGCTGTCAGCGTGCTGTTTTCGACAGAGAGTATCGACGTTACGTTGCCGCCGACACCCTGACTCCTGAGATATCCGTTAACGCCTGTCTGAATGGCACCGAATGCAGACACAACGCCTGGCGAATTGACATCTGTGCCTGTGGTGACTACGACGAGACTCTGACTGCCTGCGGATGCCTCCTTCGGGAAATACTGCGCGAGATACTTCTGCGCATGCGCAGACATGGAATTTGACGGGAAGAATCCGGAAGAGATGTTGTATGAAGTTTCACTAAAAAGCATTGGTGCAAATGGCCCGAAAACAACGATAAAGATTACCCATGCAACGATTATTTTGCCGCTGTTTCTCTGTGAGAAGCTGCCAATACGTGCAAACGTTTCCTCGAGCATTGTATTAATCGTCTCCGGGATTTGTCTGACGGCTACATCCGATATTCTTCAAGGACATAAGGTTGATCGATCCCTGACTGAGAAGGCGGCATTCATTTCGTTCCAAGCACGCAGTAGTGGTAAGGCCCGATCTCGGAAACGGAAACATCCCTGAAACCGGCTTCGATCAGCAGGTCCCTGCTGTGATCTGAGGAGAATTTGATCTCAGGCGGCGGACCGAATGGCAACGACTCCTTCTTCCAGTCTATGTCCACGGCACGTCCGTTCTTCTTCAGCAGTTTTAGTGCATCTGAAAGGGTATTCTGCGGCCTCTTCAGGTCATGCAGCACGTTCGCCAGCAGTATGAAATCTGCGCTCCCATCCGCAAGTGGAAAGAACCTGTCGGCATCCAGCCGCAGCAACTCGAAGTTATGCAGGTTCGCTTCAAGCAGTCTCTGCCTGCATACTGAGAGCGATGTGGCGTTTACGTCCAGAGCGATGACGGTTCCGCCAGAGCCGATTCTCCGGGCCAGTGGCAGAGTGAAATAGCCCGGGCCGCATCCCACCTCAACGACAGTGCCGACGCCCGCCGGAAGTACGGCATCGAGTATTTTTTCCGGATCCTGCCACTCTCTTCTCTCTTCTGACAGGAGGTGACTCAGCATTCCGTCCAAATCATGACCGTCGCCATGTCTGTGATATCCGTGGGAAGCGCCGTATGAACCACTGTCTCTGGCCATGAAGGGTCAAGCAAGAACAAAGTATAAACCGCTTGCGAGCGCAACCGTTCGAGTGTGTGCGGCAACAGCGGTTTACCTGGCGCGTATCACGTGGCAATACTCTTCGGTTTCGGAACCTCTCGCCCTGAGCCAAGGCCGTATCTCTTCACCTTCTCCACATCCATGCCGCGGCTGCGGCAGATGTGTTCGATGCGGCGCATCATGAGCCATCCGCCAATCGGTATGAGGCTCGAAATGCCAACTCTGGACACGACCCTACCATGACTGGATGAAGGAGAATCACGCGCGGCAATCTTTGCAAGGTGCCTGTAGGAGGCATAATAGACGGCGAGCTGTGATTCGTTCAGCTGCACGCGGGAGAATGACCTGCTCTTCATCAGACCGAGCGGCACGTTCTGCATCGGCGTGATAGTGAACTCGAACGGGTTGCCGTCGACCATTGAATTGCTCAGCCTGTTTATCAGCTCGACGGTGTCCCAGTTGTCTTCGTCGGTCTCCTCTCTCTGGCCAACCTGGCAGGTGAACGCAGGCCGCCAGAAGTTCCTGTTGAAGTTGTGGACACCCCACCAGACGATGTCCTGCCAGCTGCCGTCAGAACCGATGCGCAGCGGCAGCGTCTTGTTTGGCATGTGTATCCTGGCAAGTCTTTCACTACCGGTTTCCACGCCCACCTGTATGCCGATCCAGTTCGACGGACCTGCTCTCGCAATGTCGCTCAGTTCCTTTATCAGTGCAGGGTAGGCCGCCGGAATGGAAATGCGACCATGCGTGGGATTCATTGACGTGGTCCCGGGAACAGACATGACAGATGAGAACAGTTCGACGAGTGCATCCCTGTTGGGCTCGAACAGTCTTCCGTGCCTGTACGCGAATATTTCGTCCGAATGTATCCATGCATTACTGAATCCGCCTGCTGCGTTTACGGCAATTTCCTTCTTTATCTTCTCTGTAGGGTAATACCTCGAGGGCCTGAGCGTGACTTCACAGAAGTCGCATCCGACACCGCATCCTCTCATAACCTCCGTCATGCCTTTGACCGATGGCGCAAGAATCTCCGGTATATCATCAAGGGACGGATGGCCCTTCACTCCCTGTTTTCTTGTCAGGAACCTGTCGTCGTTCCTGTAGCTCCTGTGAAAATGTTCATCAAAGCTCACATATCCGTTATAGAAAAATTCTGAACCGGCGTTTCCATCCGAAATGCTTTCGAACAGGTTGCATGCGACATCATCCGCCTCGCCCTGAAATGCATAATCTATGCCACAGCTGTCAAGCTCCTCTGGAAAGAGAGTGAATTCCCACACCCCCGGACCGCCGACGACCAGTTTTGCCTTCTTGCTTTTCCTCACCGCGGCTATTTTTGCTATGAGTCTGTACCATTCCCTGCGGACCCATGGATAACCTTTGCTGCCGAACAATATGGCGTATGAGACTGTGAGCGGTCCTGTACCGAGAGGATCCATGGTGCTGATGCCAATCACTTTTGTATCGTCGCGGATGAAATTTGAAAGATGGTCTTCGTGCGCTACAACAACATCCTCCCTACGGTTCCCCCTCAGTAGTGCTGCTTCCAGTTTCCTTACAGAATATGGGGCAAACTTCACTCTTCCGTCCGGCAGGGCTGGTGGAGACTTCCCCTTGAGGTAGTTGTAGAACATCTCCGGCACAATATCGGAAGGTGCACAGGACAGGAAATCCAGCAGTGGGAAATTCCTGTAATCGTAGCTCAGCGTTGCATCCGAAACAAGGACATATTTTGTCATCTGCATCCTCCAGCAATTTTCATTTCCGAAGGTCATAGACAGACGCGGGGCAAATGTTGCGGGGGGAACGGCCCTCAGACATTTACCTGCTGTCTCCTGCGGTTGCACTCGATGTACGTGTTTCACTTCACGTATTGCGCATTAATAAATTTGAGCATCGCCACTATCCAATGAATAAAGGCCTTCGGCTTCCTCCGTGGAGAATCGTCTGATCCGTCAAAGATAATAGCTATGAGGACGTTTTCGGCAACACAAAACTGAGGGAATGGAATGAGCGAATTTAAAACAAACGGCAAAATGGTGAAGTATGCAGGCGCTACGGGGCAGATAGACGCATATCTGGCTGAGCCGGCGGGCGAAGGCAGATTTCCGGCGATCGTGCTTGTGCATGAAATATTTGGCCTGAATAAGCACATAATGAGTGTTGCTGACAGCTTTTCACGGCACGGATACGTCGTACTCGCACCCCATCTTTTCTCAAGCGGATACGCTCCGCCCGGCATGACGGAAGAAAATATCAACATGACGATGAAATTCTTCATGTCACTTCCGCCGGAGAAACAGAGGGACATGGAATTCGTCCAGGCATCGCTTTCAAAGTACGATGAGGACAAGAGGGCCGTCATTCAGTCGCTGATGGGCTCTATGTTCAGTCTGCCTAGACAGAAACTTGCCGAGGAACTTTCCGCCGGTGTCGATTTTCTGAACGGAAGGGACAACGTTTCGCACGGGGCGATTGGAAGCGCCGGTTTCTGTTTTGGCGGAGCGATGTCGGCAGAACTTGCATGCACAGGTAAAACTGCAGCATCCGTTATTTTCTACGGACAGAATCCAGAGCCTCTGGACCGTGTCAGGAACATAAACGGACCCGTTCTCGGACTTTACGGCGGTCTTGACAAGAGAATCAACGAACACATTCATGAACTCGTGAAGGCACTGGTAGATTTTGACAAGGTCTTTGAAATTGTGGTTTATAAAGGCGCTGCGCATGCGTTCTTTAATGACACTGGCCGCAACTACGTGGAGGAAGCAGCAAAGGATGCCCGGGAGCGTGTGCTGAAGTTCTTTTCGGCAAACCTCAAGAAATAAGAACAGCCTCGCACTCTCTATACGCCGATCAACAGCGCATCGCATCCTGTTGAGAAAATTCAGAAGTGCTGACGCGCTGACTCATGGTGATATGTGTGAAAATAGGAGTCATCGGTGTTCCAATGGACTTGGGGCAGAAGAGAAGAGGCGTGGACATGGGACCGACTGCCATGCGCATAGCCGGCCTCGTCGAACGACTCTCTGATCTGGGCCACCAGGTAGTGGACTTTGGCAACGTTCCTGGCCCGGACAGGTCAACTGCCAGACACGGCGTGGAGAGCGCACGTTACCTTGCAGACATAATGAAAATGTGCAACAACATAGCGGAACAGGTATCCAGGTGCGTTTCGGAAAAAATGATGCCGCTGGTGATAGGAGGGGATCAGAGTGTCTCAATCGGTACATTCGGCGGACTTGCACCACATGGAACGGACAGGGGCATCATATGGATTGACGCTCACGGTGACTTCAATACACACAGGACGACGCCATCCGGAAATGTCCATGGCATGGCCCTTGCTGCCATACTGGGGCAGGGCCTCCCGCAACTGGTCAATTTCAGAAAAATATCGCCCAAGGCGCTTGAGAAGAACACGGTAATAGTTGGATGCAGGAGCATAGATGAAGGGGAGGCAGAGCTCCTTTCCAGGTCGAAGATAACCGTGTACACGATGAAGGAAGTGGATGAGATGGGCATAGCTGAAGTGATGGAGCAGGCCATACAAATTGCAGGAAGAGGCACCAGCGATGTTCACGTCAGCTTTGACATCGACGTGCTGGATCCAAGGGAGGCACCAGGAACCGGAACTCCTGTCCCTGGCGGGCTGACGTATCGTGAAGCGCATCTGGCGATGGAGATGCTCTATGATGCGGGCGTAGTAACATCCGCCGAACTGGTGGAAGTCAATCCTATACTGGATTATTCGAACAGAACGGCGGAAATCGCAGTGCAGCTGCTCGAATCACTGATGGGGAAGAGAATACTCAAACAGAAGAGCAGGCAGTCTGCACGGGCATAATGCCGGCAAAAAAAACAAATAAGCGTTCGAGAAGCAGTGTACACACTACACCGGGGAACCAGAGTGATTAAAGCAGACAGGAACGGCCATACGGACCTTTACCTGCTGGTCCTATCCAGAGGCGCGAGAAGTTTTGCCGGGGGAATTCTTTCAGTCATTATTGGATTATACTACAGGTATCACCTGCATCTGTCCCTGACGATGATCGGTATACTTTTTGCAATCGGCGCCCTTTTCACCCCTCTCCTGACACTCGTGATTGGCAGGTATGCGGACATACACGGCAGGAAGAGGCTGCTCCTCCTCACGCTCTTCTTTCTTCCTGTCGCCGTGCTGATACTTCTGCTGACGGACAATATCTTTCTGCTTGCTGTGTCTGCTGCAATCGGCGGTTTCGGCATAGCAGGAGGGATTGTCGGCGGAGGCGTCGGCGCTTCAGTGGCGCCGATGCAGACTGCGCTGCTTGCAGAGAAGACAAATGCGGGGAACAGGACGATGCTGTTCTCGGCATTCACCATAATATCGAGCATTGCAGGTTCCGCCGGCGCCGTTCTTGCCAACCTGAACAATTACGAGGTGCTTTTCGCAGTGGCACTGTTCTTCGCCCTGGTGTCTTTCTGCGTGATTATACCAATCAGGGAGAATTTCAAGCCCCGCCAGGCTGTACCTGGGAAAAAAAGGACGAGCGGGAAGGACATGGGGCTTATCAAGAAGTTTGCCATCACTGGCTCACTGAATGGCGCAACTCAGGGCCTGATCATACCGTTCCTTCCGATCATACTCAGGCATCAGTTCCTGATGTCAAACGGCACGATTGGAGATCTCTTTGCTGTCGGTGGTGTCCTCACTGCCTCCGCTATGGTTTTCACTCCGTTCCTGACGGCCCGGCTGGGATTCGTGCGCTTCATCATCACCACCAGGGCAGTATCAGCGACGTTTGCACTTTTGTTCCCGTTTTCATTCTCTCCGCTCATGGCCTCAGCGAGTTACCTCATTTTCACGACGTCCAGGGCCATGGCTCTGCCCTCGCAGCAGTCCCTGATGATGAACATGGTGAGCGAAGAATCCAGGTCGTTTGCTACAGGAACAAACCAGTCAGCGAGGCTGTTCCCGTCAGCAGGCGCTACCTTCTCATCGGGTGCCATCCAGGACGTCTTTCCTGTCTTCGTCCCGTTTGAGATAGGGTTCGTTCTCAACAGCCTGAACATAATGCTCTATCACCATTTCTTCGGCAGGATGCCGGAAGCCAACAGGATATTGGCGCCAGCCAGCAAAGTTGAGTGAGGGTCGTTTGCGGATGCGACCCTGTCAAGTTTTCATTGATATTCCCGCCGCTTCATGATTTCTGTGAGCGCTGTCCGCTGCTGTCATAACTGTCGTCATCAGTTGCGGACATTGCCATGATTGCTATGCAGCGGACACTGTCAATGTTGTGTGGAAGTAACTTGTTTCGGCGACCGCCCCCTGTCGCGTTCAAATAGTCTGCATGACTGGAATGATGCATGCGGATGGCGCGTTATCGGCTCCGTGGCAATGCCAATGCGGTGCCACACATGATCGCGACATATGATCGCGACAGAACCAGGATGTCTGCTCGTGACCCGGGCAGGAGCGGGAGGCTGATGAGGCAATGAAGCAATTCAAAGATGCTGAGCGGAAGCCTTCAAGTCAATATTTTCAAGGAAAAGTTGACAGGGTCCGGATGCCGTGAATTCACGGAGTCTGCGCCTCATTCGCCTGACAAAAAACAGTAAAACGCGGAGTCCTGGAATTCTTCTTTTGCGATGAGCTTATTTGGCCATGCCGAATGCTTTTCCGGCCAAGGGAAACCTGTAGACCGTCGCTAAACCTACAATAGTCAATCAAGCGTAACTGCAGCTGTCGAAGCGGAGGATCTGCAGAATATCAGAAAAGCAGCGTTCTCGTGCGGATAACGAGAAAGTTGAGCGTGGAATCGGTACGCCATTAACCGGCCATGCGGCAGGATGCCGCCGCCGGTCGGGCATCGAGTATCAGACACTCAGTTCATCCATGAAGCCATCAATGTCGGCGATCGGTTTCCTGCTGCTGTCTCCGATCGGCTGTTTTGCAGGGGGAACTGTCACATATTCAGGAATGCGCTCCACTATGCGATCGCTGTATGTCGGTATTTCCTCATTCCTGTAGAAGACGCCAATCGGTATTTTGTCGCCCCACTCGCTCGCCAGCCTGAAGGCTTCGAGCTTCACCGTTTCCTCATCCCTGCCCGCAGCCGTGTTGACATTCGGATCGTATCCTTTGCTCTCCAGCGTATAAACCCGGGGAAGCGGCTTGCCTTTGTTCTCCTCCGCCCTGTCTTCTCCGTTGTACCACTCTTTTGAATTGATATCATTGTACGTCGGGCATGGCTGCAGCACGTCGACAAAGGCTGTCCCCTTATGGTCTATCGCTGCCTTGATAATGGATTTCAGGTGCTGAACGTTGAAGGAGTATCCTCTGGCCACGAAGGTGTAACCGCAGGCCATTGCCAGTATGAGCGGATTTATGTTGCTGGTCATGTTGGGAAAACTGAGTCCCTTCGTCTTTGTACCGAGCTTGAGGGTCGGTGAAGCCTGTCCCTTTGTAAGGCCGTAGACTCCGTTGTCGTAAATTATGTAGACCATATCCACATTCCTTCTTCCGGCACTGACGAAATGACCGGCACCTATTCCCATGCCGTCACCATCACCCCCGACTACGACAACATTGAGGCGGGGATTCGCGAGCTTTATGCCTGTTGCAAACGGAAGCGGCCTTCCGTGCAGCGTGTGTATGCCCGTGACATTGACGTAATGAGGCGTTTTGCCCGAACAGCCTATGCCGCTGACCAGCACGGTGTCGCTGAGATCGAGTTTCGTCTCCGCGAGAGCCATCTGAACGGCACTCAATATGCCGAAGTCGCCACATCCCGGGCACCAGTCGTTGTGAACCTCTGTTCTGTAATCTGCGAGTTTAAGCTCCATGTGTGAGCACCACCCTCTTTTCTGATTTGCCTTCGAGTATCGACGCAAGAGCCGAACGCGCCTCGTCGATGGTTACTGGCCGGCCGTTGTACTTGACAATGCGGAACTCCGCAAGGATGCCCGTGTATTCGGCCATCACATCCGCAAGCTGGCCGACATAATTCATCTCCATCACCGCGACTTTACTGGCACGAGCAGCAAATTCCTTAACCTTCTCCGCGGGGAACGGCAGTATCAGGCGCATCTGCAGGAAACCTATCTTCTTTCCTTCCTTCCTCAGCTCTTCGATCGCTTCGAGCAGGGCCCCCTTCGTGGAACCCCAGCTCACGACAAGCAGGTCCGGTTTCTCGTCTCCGAAGTAGTGAAACTGTTCGTCCGCGGGTATCTCCTTCAGCGCAAGATTCAGCTTGCCCATCCTCTTCTCCATCATCCTGTTACGCAATACGGGGTCTTCGGTTATGTGGCCAATTTCGGTGTGCTCGTCACCCGTGTTCCAGAATATCGCACCGGGCGTGCCCGCCGGAACCCTTGGACTTATGCCGTTTTCAGTGAATTTAAAGCGTGCATATTCCTCATCCTTATTGAGCACAAACGGCACACCGTCGCCCAGGAAAAGACCGCGATCAATGTGCATCTTCGACGGATCGAAGTAGGGGACAGATTCAGTGCTGTTCGCTATTGCCTTGTCGAGTAGGTGAATGACGGGCATCTGATAACGCTCGGCATAATTGAACGCGTGGTTGGCGTCATAAAAACATTCTTCCAGATCTCCGGAGCAGAGGACTATGCGCGGGAAGTCGCCGTGACCGCCGTACATCGAGAATTTAAGATCGCCCTGTTCATGTCTTGTGGGCATGCCGGTGGAGGGTCCGGCCCGCTGATAGTTAGTCACGACAAGCGGCACTTCGTTGATGCCGGCCCAGCCGATCCCCTCAGCCATGAGCGAGAATCCTGGTCCGGAAGTGCATGTCGACGTTCTGGCACCTGCAAGCACCCCGCCTATAGCCATGGTCACCGCGGCAATTTCGTCTTCTGCCTGCAGTACGACTATGCTACCGCGCTTTCCGTCCTGCCCGTGCATCGGAAAACGTTCATAATGCTCAAGATAAGTGCTCTCGTCCGCAGCAGGCGTAATCGGGTAGTAAGTCTGGAAACGGAGTCCGGCTGCCACTTTGCCGAGGGCCACGGCCTGATTGCCGTTGAGCAGCATGCGTTTGCCGGCGCCTTTCGGAATCTTGCTTAGCCTGTAAGGTACTTCATCATGAAAATTGCCGGCAACATACTCATATGCGACTTCTGCAGCAGTTATGTTCATTGCGGCGACGTTCTTCTTGCCGCCGAATATCCTGTCAATCGAACTTTTCAGGTCTGCAATGTCGTACTTCAGCAGAGCGAATGAAACTGCCACGGCAATTACATTGACCATCCTGCCGAGGATGCTCGATCTCTTTTCGCCTGTTTTTGAGGATATCACACTCAGAAGCGCGGCGTAATTGATGGCATAGACGTGAACGCCCCTGCTTCTGCAGCTCTCCACCAGCGTGCTTAAAGTTGGAGAGGAGGATGAGAAGCGCCGGGCCAGTTCGTCCTTAATCCTCTGATCAAGCGTTGGTATCTCTTCCACTTTCCTGTTAGCCAGGGCGGAATCATATATCAGCGCGCCGCCTTTCACAACTTCATCGAAGTGCCTGGCGACAGTTTCCTCATCGAAGGTTGCCAGCACGTCGATGGCGTCGTAAAGAGCACGGGCCTGTTTTTCCCCAACTCTTACCACGAAATAGCTGTGTTCGCCCTTGATATTGGAAAAGTACTCTCTCTTTCCCATCACCCAGAGTCCGCCTTCCGCGCATGCACGCGAGAATATGTTTGCCGAAGTGTCAACCCCGCTGCCCTGCGCACCGCCTATACACCATTGCAATCTGTTCTCTTTCAAAAGATTCAAAATATCCACCTGTTATCTGCCGATTCAACAACAATTGAACTGAAACACATGAGCGACGGCACTTCCGTGATGCGGCACGAATTGCCGCCTGCCCCGTCTTTGCTTCCCTTTCCGACCTCAATCATCAGGTTACATTGCTCCGTGTCTTTTTTGTGGTTCGTTCTGTCGTACTTTGAAGTGTTTAATAAACTCTTCTCCCTGCCTGACGGCGTCCGCCTGCCACCAAAGATGCATATCAGGGCATGTTCCGGCCCACTTTGAGAAGGGTTCTGACAGCATTCGGATGAAAGATTGTGAATGAGTCTCACGGAGAGGGTGTGCACTTTTCGCAATAATACTTTCCCTTCTTCACTTCCGCACCGTGCCATCTTCCATCGGGCGCTACCAGTCTGGACCCGCAGGCGAAGCATCGCTCATCTTCACCAGGAGGCACGAATACCACATTCATGTCGTATTTATGGGACCATGTGATATGGCCATCCTCCAGCGTCCTTCCCGCTATTCTGCCGTCCGGATTCGTGCTCATGCCACGAGCAATTGCGCATGCGTGACTTAAAACCTTTGCGGTGGCCGATATCGGGCTGCGCGTCAGTTATATTGGCATTTCTTCGACCGAGGAGAGCTGCTCAATGACATATGCACGGATTGAAGACGCATCCGTTTCGGGCGAACTCCTCTTTCCGTTGGACAGCACCTTTTTCAGCATTTTTCTCTGGACGATGCCGCACGACGGGCATTTCTTCACTGCAGCGCCAGGAGCAGTGACATCGAACTGAAGACATGAGGGACACCTGTAGACTTCTTTCCTTCCCGAAAATTTTCCCCTTTTTGCAATCGCCCGACCGCCGACGGCCACTATATCCATGGAAAAGTCTACGACCGGCGCATTGCTGATCGCTGTGCCGACGCCAAAACCGTCGACACCCGCTTTCT
This window encodes:
- the rocF gene encoding arginase, with amino-acid sequence MCVKIGVIGVPMDLGQKRRGVDMGPTAMRIAGLVERLSDLGHQVVDFGNVPGPDRSTARHGVESARYLADIMKMCNNIAEQVSRCVSEKMMPLVIGGDQSVSIGTFGGLAPHGTDRGIIWIDAHGDFNTHRTTPSGNVHGMALAAILGQGLPQLVNFRKISPKALEKNTVIVGCRSIDEGEAELLSRSKITVYTMKEVDEMGIAEVMEQAIQIAGRGTSDVHVSFDIDVLDPREAPGTGTPVPGGLTYREAHLAMEMLYDAGVVTSAELVEVNPILDYSNRTAEIAVQLLESLMGKRILKQKSRQSARA
- a CDS encoding methyltransferase domain-containing protein — protein: MARDSGSYGASHGYHRHGDGHDLDGMLSHLLSEERREWQDPEKILDAVLPAGVGTVVEVGCGPGYFTLPLARRIGSGGTVIALDVNATSLSVCRQRLLEANLHNFELLRLDADRFFPLADGSADFILLANVLHDLKRPQNTLSDALKLLKKNGRAVDIDWKKESLPFGPPPEIKFSSDHSRDLLIEAGFRDVSVSEIGPYHYCVLGTK
- a CDS encoding B12-binding domain-containing radical SAM protein is translated as MTKYVLVSDATLSYDYRNFPLLDFLSCAPSDIVPEMFYNYLKGKSPPALPDGRVKFAPYSVRKLEAALLRGNRREDVVVAHEDHLSNFIRDDTKVIGISTMDPLGTGPLTVSYAILFGSKGYPWVRREWYRLIAKIAAVRKSKKAKLVVGGPGVWEFTLFPEELDSCGIDYAFQGEADDVACNLFESISDGNAGSEFFYNGYVSFDEHFHRSYRNDDRFLTRKQGVKGHPSLDDIPEILAPSVKGMTEVMRGCGVGCDFCEVTLRPSRYYPTEKIKKEIAVNAAGGFSNAWIHSDEIFAYRHGRLFEPNRDALVELFSSVMSVPGTTSMNPTHGRISIPAAYPALIKELSDIARAGPSNWIGIQVGVETGSERLARIHMPNKTLPLRIGSDGSWQDIVWWGVHNFNRNFWRPAFTCQVGQREETDEDNWDTVELINRLSNSMVDGNPFEFTITPMQNVPLGLMKSRSFSRVQLNESQLAVYYASYRHLAKIAARDSPSSSHGRVVSRVGISSLIPIGGWLMMRRIEHICRSRGMDVEKVKRYGLGSGREVPKPKSIAT
- a CDS encoding dienelactone hydrolase family protein, coding for MSEFKTNGKMVKYAGATGQIDAYLAEPAGEGRFPAIVLVHEIFGLNKHIMSVADSFSRHGYVVLAPHLFSSGYAPPGMTEENINMTMKFFMSLPPEKQRDMEFVQASLSKYDEDKRAVIQSLMGSMFSLPRQKLAEELSAGVDFLNGRDNVSHGAIGSAGFCFGGAMSAELACTGKTAASVIFYGQNPEPLDRVRNINGPVLGLYGGLDKRINEHIHELVKALVDFDKVFEIVVYKGAAHAFFNDTGRNYVEEAAKDARERVLKFFSANLKK
- a CDS encoding MMPL family transporter, which encodes MLEETFARIGSFSQRNSGKIIVAWVIFIVVFGPFAPMLFSETSYNISSGFFPSNSMSAHAQKYLAQYFPKEASAGSQSLVVVTTGTDVNSPGVVSAFGAIQTGVNGYLRSQGVGGNVTSILSVENSTLTAITYGAKKELNATYTLLSQTNSAVTTLNVTLNRTLQMIYGVPSLFLSYYAAVNNSSEANNLTLRQLNGADTLVTLYYGTFYGYWNSSRISASAPRAYYAINQTVNNGTSTYYAVSVQNGSPLHSISASIAGNFSLSDYAQNNTPDRVHYDAYAYMYILSAVLPGLGSNSSVVSFLQTDLNITASDFFDNAFYLPQPATTPAVTARSVSLVAKGLESNMRFNPLVSAVPAYVAPYLLKVNATADIPALVSITLSSSGFAGYPFVPSPYIFHQFVGYDNSTTILIVTTTSVLTLSQSNAISSSVRTSLSGIAGSKYYIAGSEQQSRQLSSSTLSGMVRALIIGIILSVVIVGLYFRSVTAAFLPLLMFAVSAISAFSVNALLYKYILHSTVSFITPTLLLILLLGLSSDYVVYIMSRFRRELRNGNRNPAIISTQWAGHAVFTSGVTVAVSYMALYVANVPLFSDSGITNAIGVMLAVLVANTLLVSILNIARSRIYWPARINGPVDERKTVMFRVSGFVLSNKGKIAVVFLVAAILCAYVYAATPTNMDVFDLLPSGSGINAIRVATAGFHGDPFDIGYIIVQLPTPLIGTNGTYSANEMSQITAIENAVASNTQIRQVQGPTYPFGYYVPYNLTGIPAEYHSAYKSQIGTFIGSDTHFVRITFELSSLAWKTSASEFVNRLPAIIHARAGGSYSMYIGGLTQGFNDAYAYTSSSFGNLVPILALAIFAVLSLQLSSLFTPARLILMVLSSVVISLAITYIILYYVLHMPLVIFLPMFTVITLLAVGLDYDIFMVTRVREEVTHGKSDQEGITTSITENGGVIITLGSLLFATFGSLTFSGIGIMEEIGLGLALGVLVDTFISWPFFVPAVMLYLRKYNWWPSKIGKKRRVVYRRLSPRTR